A single genomic interval of Streptomyces sp. BA2 harbors:
- a CDS encoding phospho-sugar mutase, with the protein MDDSELIARAQAWLAEDPDPETREELAKLIDATDTEELSARFSGTLQFGTAGLRGELGAGPMRMNRTVVIRAAAGLAAYLKAEGQTDGLVVIGYDARHKSADFARDTAAVMTGAGLRAAVLPRPLPTPVLAFAIRHLGAVAGVEVTASHNPPRDNGYKVYLGDGSQIVPPADAEIAAQIDAVATLHDVPRPESGWETLADDVLNAYLARTDAVLSPGSPRTARTVYTAMHGVGKDTLLAAFERAGFPAPVLVAEQAEPDPDFPTVAFPNPEEPGAMDLSFAKAHEADPDLIIANDPDADRCAAAVKDGPDGPGGADWRMLRGDEVGALLAAHLVRRGARGTFAESIVSSSLLGRIAEKAGLPYEETLTGFKWIARVEGLRYGYEEALGYCVDPEGVRDKDGITAALLLTELASELKEEGRTLLDLLDDLAVEHGLHATDQLSVRVEDLSLIADAMRRLREQPPTALAGLPVAKAEDLTQGTDTLPPTDGLRYTLDGARVIVRPSGTEPKLKCYLEVVVPVAAKAGLPAARTEATDLLAAVKRDLAAAAGI; encoded by the coding sequence CTGGACGACTCTGAACTCATCGCGCGGGCCCAGGCCTGGCTGGCCGAGGACCCGGACCCCGAGACCCGCGAGGAACTCGCGAAGCTCATCGACGCCACGGACACCGAAGAGCTGAGCGCCCGTTTCAGCGGCACCCTCCAGTTCGGCACCGCCGGCCTCCGCGGCGAACTCGGCGCGGGCCCCATGCGCATGAACCGCACCGTGGTCATCCGCGCGGCAGCGGGCCTCGCCGCGTACCTGAAGGCCGAGGGCCAGACCGACGGCCTCGTCGTCATCGGCTACGACGCCCGCCACAAGTCCGCGGACTTCGCGCGCGACACCGCCGCCGTCATGACCGGCGCCGGACTCAGGGCGGCGGTGCTCCCCCGCCCGCTCCCCACCCCCGTACTCGCCTTCGCCATAAGGCACCTCGGCGCCGTCGCGGGCGTGGAGGTGACGGCGAGCCACAACCCCCCGCGCGACAACGGCTACAAGGTCTACCTCGGCGACGGCTCCCAGATCGTCCCGCCCGCCGACGCGGAGATCGCGGCGCAGATCGACGCGGTGGCCACCCTCCATGACGTGCCCCGCCCGGAGTCCGGCTGGGAGACCCTCGCAGACGACGTCCTCAACGCCTACCTGGCCCGCACCGACGCCGTCCTGTCCCCCGGCTCCCCCCGCACCGCCCGCACCGTCTACACGGCGATGCACGGCGTCGGCAAGGACACCCTCCTCGCGGCGTTCGAGCGGGCGGGATTCCCCGCCCCCGTACTCGTCGCGGAACAGGCGGAGCCGGACCCGGACTTCCCGACCGTCGCGTTCCCCAACCCGGAGGAGCCGGGCGCGATGGACCTCTCCTTCGCGAAGGCCCACGAGGCGGACCCGGACCTGATCATCGCCAACGACCCGGACGCGGACCGCTGCGCGGCGGCGGTCAAGGACGGTCCGGACGGCCCGGGTGGCGCCGACTGGCGCATGCTCCGGGGCGATGAGGTCGGCGCGCTCCTCGCGGCCCATCTCGTGCGCCGGGGCGCCCGCGGCACGTTCGCCGAGTCGATCGTCTCCTCGTCCCTGCTCGGCCGGATCGCGGAGAAGGCGGGTCTGCCGTACGAGGAGACCCTCACCGGCTTCAAGTGGATCGCCCGCGTGGAGGGCCTGCGCTACGGCTACGAAGAGGCCCTCGGCTACTGCGTGGACCCCGAAGGCGTACGCGACAAGGACGGCATCACGGCGGCGCTCCTGCTGACGGAGCTGGCGTCCGAGCTGAAGGAAGAGGGGCGCACCCTCCTCGACCTCCTCGACGACCTCGCCGTGGAGCACGGCCTGCATGCCACCGACCAGTTGTCGGTCCGCGTCGAGGACCTCTCCCTGATCGCGGACGCGATGCGCCGCCTGCGCGAACAGCCGCCGACCGCGCTCGCGGGCCTGCCCGTCGCCAAGGCCGAGGACCTCACACAGGGCACGGACACGCTGCCGCCCACCGACGGCCTGCGCTACACGCTCGACGGCGCCCGCGTCATCGTGCGCCCGAGCGGCACGGAGCCGAAGCTGAAGTGCTACCTGGAGGTGGTGGTCCCGGTGGCGGCGAAGGCCGGCCTGCCCGCCGCCCGCACCGAGGCGACGGACCTCCTCGCGGCGGTCAAGCGCGACCTGGCCGCGGCCGCGGGCATCTAG
- a CDS encoding purine-nucleoside phosphorylase translates to MNASVIPDDIQGDPYAAADAAAARLRELTGAETHDVALVMGSGWAPAVDALGVPDAEFPVTELPGFPPPAVEGHGGRIRSFQVGNKRALVFLGRTHYYEGRGVASVAHGVRTAVAAGCKTIVLTNGCGGLREGMRPGQPVLISDHLNLTATSPIVGANFVDLTDLYSPRLRTLCKEIDPSLEEGVYAQFPGPHYETPAEIRMARTIGADLVGMSTVLEAIAAREAGAEVLGISLVTNLAAGMTGEPLNHEEVLQAGRDSATRMGELLGQVLGRI, encoded by the coding sequence GTGAACGCTTCAGTTATTCCGGACGACATCCAGGGCGACCCCTACGCCGCCGCCGACGCCGCCGCCGCGCGCCTGCGTGAGCTGACGGGTGCCGAGACCCACGACGTAGCCCTTGTGATGGGCTCCGGCTGGGCGCCGGCGGTGGACGCGCTCGGCGTGCCCGACGCCGAGTTCCCCGTCACCGAGCTGCCCGGCTTCCCGCCGCCGGCGGTCGAGGGGCACGGCGGCCGCATCCGCTCCTTCCAGGTCGGTAACAAGCGCGCCCTCGTCTTCCTGGGCCGCACCCACTACTACGAGGGCCGTGGCGTCGCCTCCGTCGCGCACGGCGTGCGTACGGCGGTGGCCGCGGGCTGCAAGACGATCGTGCTGACGAACGGCTGCGGCGGCCTGCGCGAGGGCATGCGCCCCGGTCAGCCGGTCCTCATCAGTGACCACCTCAACCTGACGGCCACGTCGCCGATCGTCGGCGCGAACTTCGTGGACCTGACGGACCTGTACTCCCCGCGTCTGCGCACCCTCTGCAAGGAGATCGACCCCTCCCTCGAAGAGGGCGTCTACGCGCAGTTCCCCGGCCCGCACTACGAGACTCCGGCGGAGATCCGCATGGCGCGCACGATCGGTGCGGACCTGGTGGGCATGTCGACGGTCCTCGAGGCGATCGCCGCGCGCGAGGCGGGTGCGGAGGTGCTCGGCATCTCTCTGGTGACGAACCTCGCCGCGGGTATGACGGGGGAGCCGCTGAACCACGAGGAGGTTCTTCAGGCGGGCCGTGACAGCGCCACTCGCATGGGCGAGCTGCTGGGCCAGGTCCTGGGCCGTATCTGA
- a CDS encoding gamma-glutamylcyclotransferase, translating into MSLYAAYAGNLDPRLMSRRAPHSPLRQTGWLNGWRLTFGGEHMGWEGALATIVEAPRSQVFVTLYDVAPMDEDSLDRWEGVGLDVYRRMRVRVHTLDGEEPAWVYVLNGYEGGLPSARYLGELADAAETAGAPHDYVMELRKRPC; encoded by the coding sequence ATGTCGCTCTACGCCGCGTACGCCGGCAATCTGGATCCGCGGCTCATGTCACGCCGCGCCCCGCACTCGCCGCTGCGCCAGACCGGCTGGCTGAACGGCTGGCGGCTGACCTTCGGCGGGGAGCACATGGGGTGGGAGGGCGCGCTCGCCACGATCGTCGAGGCACCGCGCTCGCAGGTCTTCGTGACGTTGTACGACGTCGCCCCCATGGACGAGGACTCCCTGGACCGGTGGGAGGGCGTGGGGCTCGACGTCTACCGCAGGATGCGCGTGCGCGTGCACACCCTCGACGGCGAGGAACCCGCCTGGGTGTACGTACTCAATGGCTACGAGGGCGGCCTGCCGTCGGCGCGATATCTGGGGGAGCTTGCCGACGCGGCGGAGACCGCGGGGGCGCCCCACGACTACGTGATGGAGCTGCGGAAGCGGCCTTGCTAG
- a CDS encoding NAD(P)H-quinone dehydrogenase — protein sequence MEYVTRIVIIGGGPGGYEAALVAAQLGAEVTVVDCDGLGGASVLTDCVPSKTLIATAEVMTSFDSSYEELGIIVADDTPHIDTPARVVGVDLGKVNRRVKRLALAQSHDITASVTRAGARVLRGRGRLEGQQDTDGSRKVVVRAADGSEETLVADAVLIATGGHPREVPDALPDGERILNWTQVYDLDELPEELIVVGSGVTGAEFAGAYQALGSNVTLVSSRDRVLPGEDPDAAAVLEDVFRRRGMNVMSRSRAASAKRVGDRVEVTLNDGRVISGTHCLMAVGAIPNSSGMGLEEAGVKLKDSGHIWTDKVSRTSAPGVYAAGDVTGIFALASVAAMQGRIAMYHFLGDAVTPLNLKTVSSNVFTDPEIATVGYSQSDVDSGKIDARVVKLPLLRNPRAKMQGIRDGFVKIFCRPGTGIVVGGVVVAPRASELIHPISIAVDNNLTVEQIANAFTVYPSLSGSIAEVARQLHTRKSAGEA from the coding sequence ATGGAGTACGTGACTCGGATCGTGATCATTGGCGGCGGACCCGGCGGATACGAGGCGGCACTCGTTGCCGCCCAGCTCGGCGCGGAGGTGACCGTCGTCGACTGCGACGGTCTTGGCGGGGCGTCGGTGCTCACCGACTGCGTCCCGTCGAAGACTCTGATCGCCACGGCTGAGGTGATGACCAGCTTCGACTCCTCCTATGAAGAGCTCGGGATCATCGTCGCGGACGACACTCCGCACATCGACACTCCCGCGCGCGTCGTCGGCGTCGACCTCGGCAAGGTCAACCGCCGTGTGAAGCGCCTCGCGCTCGCGCAGTCCCACGACATCACCGCGTCCGTCACGCGCGCCGGCGCCCGCGTGCTGCGCGGCCGTGGCCGCCTGGAGGGCCAGCAGGACACCGACGGCTCGCGCAAGGTCGTCGTGCGCGCGGCCGACGGGAGCGAAGAGACGCTCGTCGCTGACGCCGTCCTCATCGCCACCGGTGGTCACCCGCGCGAGGTCCCCGACGCGCTGCCCGACGGCGAGCGGATCCTCAACTGGACCCAGGTGTACGACCTGGACGAGCTCCCCGAGGAGCTCATCGTGGTCGGATCCGGTGTCACCGGTGCCGAGTTCGCCGGCGCCTATCAGGCGCTCGGGTCGAACGTCACGCTCGTGTCGAGCCGCGACCGCGTGCTGCCCGGCGAGGACCCGGACGCCGCCGCCGTCCTGGAGGACGTCTTCCGCCGCCGCGGCATGAACGTCATGTCGCGCTCCCGCGCCGCCTCCGCCAAGCGCGTGGGCGACCGGGTCGAGGTCACGCTCAACGACGGCCGCGTCATCTCCGGTACGCACTGTCTGATGGCCGTGGGTGCCATCCCGAACAGCAGCGGCATGGGCCTGGAGGAGGCCGGGGTCAAGCTCAAGGACTCCGGGCACATCTGGACCGACAAGGTGTCGCGCACGTCCGCGCCGGGCGTGTACGCCGCCGGTGACGTGACCGGGATCTTCGCGCTCGCCTCCGTCGCCGCCATGCAGGGTCGCATCGCGATGTACCACTTCCTGGGCGACGCGGTGACGCCGCTGAACCTGAAGACCGTGTCGTCGAACGTCTTCACCGACCCCGAGATCGCGACCGTCGGCTACAGCCAGTCCGACGTCGACAGCGGGAAGATCGACGCCCGCGTCGTCAAGCTGCCGCTCCTTCGCAACCCGCGCGCGAAGATGCAGGGCATTCGCGACGGCTTCGTCAAGATCTTCTGCCGTCCCGGTACGGGCATCGTGGTGGGCGGTGTGGTCGTCGCGCCGCGCGCTTCGGAACTGATCCACCCCATCTCGATCGCGGTCGACAACAATCTGACGGTCGAGCAGATCGCGAATGCGTTCACCGTGTATCCATCGCTTTCGGGCTCGATCGCCGAGGTCGCGCGTCAACTCCACACGCGGAAGTCGGCGGGCGAAGCCTGA
- a CDS encoding DeoR family transcriptional regulator → MFAAERRQLILEMVRANGAVSLRELARVVQTSEVTVRRDVRALEAEGLLDRRHGGAVLPGGFTRESGFPQKSHLATAEKTAIADLAAGLVEEGEAIVVGAGTTTQELARRLARVPGLTVVTNSLLVAQALAHANRVEVVMTGGTLRGSNYALVGSGAEQSLQGLRVSRAFLSGSGLTAERGLSTSNMLSASVDRALVQAAAEVVVLADHTKLGTDTMFQTVPTDVITRLVTDEPPTHDDRAATELQALADQGVQIAVAGGSAGSNSGSPGVDSVPARQPRRDVPLPGQRRNHGGHGAGPGAQLRSAVLGEQQPGERAARVADLRRR, encoded by the coding sequence GTGTTCGCTGCAGAACGTCGCCAATTGATCCTCGAAATGGTGCGGGCCAACGGAGCTGTATCGCTCCGGGAGCTCGCCCGCGTCGTCCAGACCTCCGAAGTGACCGTACGGCGGGACGTGCGCGCGCTGGAGGCAGAAGGACTCCTCGACCGCAGACATGGCGGTGCGGTATTGCCGGGCGGATTCACGCGGGAGTCCGGCTTTCCGCAGAAATCACATCTCGCGACCGCCGAGAAGACGGCCATCGCCGATCTCGCGGCGGGACTCGTCGAAGAAGGCGAAGCCATCGTCGTCGGGGCGGGTACGACCACGCAGGAGCTGGCCCGACGGCTCGCGCGGGTGCCCGGTCTGACCGTCGTCACCAACTCCCTCTTGGTGGCACAGGCCCTGGCCCATGCCAACCGCGTCGAGGTCGTCATGACCGGCGGCACCCTGCGCGGGTCCAACTACGCGCTCGTGGGCAGCGGGGCCGAACAGTCCCTGCAAGGCCTGCGGGTCTCGCGCGCCTTCCTGTCGGGCAGTGGTCTGACCGCCGAACGCGGGCTCTCCACGTCCAACATGCTCTCGGCGAGCGTGGACCGTGCCCTCGTCCAGGCGGCTGCCGAGGTCGTGGTCCTCGCCGACCACACCAAGCTCGGCACCGACACGATGTTCCAGACGGTGCCGACGGACGTCATCACCCGCCTGGTCACGGACGAACCGCCCACGCACGACGACCGCGCGGCCACCGAGCTGCAGGCCCTGGCGGACCAGGGTGTGCAGATCGCGGTCGCTGGCGGGAGCGCGGGCTCCAACTCCGGATCACCAGGGGTGGATTCCGTCCCGGCGCGACAGCCGCGCCGGGACGTGCCACTGCCGGGGCAGCGCCGTAACCACGGCGGTCATGGGGCAGGCCCCGGGGCGCAGTTGCGCAGTGCGGTGCTCGGGGAGCAGCAGCCCGGGGAGCGCGCCGCGCGGGTGGCGGATCTACGCCGCCGCTGA
- a CDS encoding TetR/AcrR family transcriptional regulator, which produces MSTGTEQQPARAMRADARRNYLRLLAEARAAFAEHGTGASLEDIARHANVGIGTLYRHFPNRHALMSAVFEEALSDLLDRSRALLEDTQPCSALVTWLRAIITHAGEYRGLSRALMSASHDDSSALSRCSKPMREAGTALLVRAQQAGAVRPGVSIGDLMQLTNAIALAAEETPDDPELADRLLMLTLRGLKPEGSAPDGCGADRTAGSAAA; this is translated from the coding sequence ATGAGCACCGGCACGGAACAGCAGCCCGCACGGGCCATGCGTGCCGACGCGCGCCGTAACTACCTCCGGCTCCTCGCAGAGGCCCGCGCGGCCTTCGCAGAACACGGCACAGGCGCCTCGCTAGAGGACATCGCCCGCCACGCGAACGTAGGCATCGGCACCCTCTACCGCCACTTCCCCAACCGCCACGCCCTGATGAGCGCCGTCTTCGAAGAGGCGTTGAGCGACCTCCTGGACCGCTCCCGCGCGCTCCTTGAGGACACGCAGCCCTGCTCGGCCCTGGTGACCTGGCTCCGCGCCATCATCACTCATGCGGGTGAGTACCGCGGGCTCTCCCGCGCCCTCATGTCGGCGTCGCACGACGACAGTTCGGCACTCTCCCGATGCAGCAAGCCCATGCGTGAGGCGGGCACGGCCCTGCTCGTGCGGGCGCAGCAGGCCGGCGCCGTACGCCCCGGTGTCTCGATCGGCGACCTGATGCAGCTGACCAACGCGATCGCGCTGGCCGCCGAAGAGACCCCCGACGACCCCGAGTTGGCCGACCGCCTCCTGATGCTGACCCTGCGCGGCCTGAAGCCCGAAGGATCGGCACCCGACGGGTGCGGTGCCGACCGGACGGCCGGTTCAGCGGCGGCGTAG
- a CDS encoding ATP-binding protein — translation MRKVLIANRGEIAVRVARACRDAGIASVAVYADPDRDALHVRAADEAFALGGDTPATSYLDISKVLAAAKDAGADAVHPGYGFLSENADFAQAVLDAGLIWIGPPPQAIRDLGDKVAARHIAQRAGAPLVAGTPDPVSGSDEVVAFAEEHGLPIAIKAAFGGGGRGLKVARTLEEVPELYDSAVREAVAAFGRGECFVERYLDKPRHVETQCLADKHGNVVVVSTRDCSLQRRHQKLVEEAPAPFLSEAQNAELYAASKAILKEAGYEGAGTVEFLVGTDGTISFLEVNTRLQVEHPVTEEITGIDLVREMFRIADGEELGYGDPEMRGHSFEFRINGEDPGRGFLPAPGTVTVFAPPSGPGVRLDAGVESGSVIGPAWDSLLAKLIVSGATRQQALQRAARALEEFTVEGMATAIPFHRAVVKDPAFAPELTGSTDPFTVHTRWIETEFVNEIPAFAAAADTETDEEPGRETVVVEVGGKRLEVSLPSSLGMTIARTAAAGGARPKRRAAKKSGPAASGDTLASPMQGTIVKIAVEEGQEVQEGDLVVVLEAMKMEQPLNAHRTGTIKGLTAEVGASLTSGAVICEIKD, via the coding sequence GTGCGCAAGGTGCTCATCGCCAACCGTGGCGAAATCGCTGTCCGCGTTGCTCGGGCATGCCGGGATGCAGGGATCGCGAGCGTAGCCGTCTACGCAGATCCTGACCGGGACGCTCTGCATGTACGTGCGGCAGATGAGGCGTTCGCGCTGGGCGGTGACACTCCGGCCACCAGCTACCTGGACATTTCCAAGGTGCTGGCAGCGGCCAAGGACGCGGGGGCGGACGCGGTCCACCCCGGCTATGGCTTCCTTTCGGAGAACGCCGACTTCGCGCAGGCCGTCCTGGACGCGGGCCTGATCTGGATCGGCCCGCCGCCGCAAGCAATCCGTGACCTCGGTGACAAGGTCGCCGCCCGGCACATCGCGCAGCGCGCGGGTGCCCCGCTGGTGGCCGGTACGCCGGACCCCGTCAGCGGTTCCGACGAGGTCGTGGCCTTCGCCGAGGAGCACGGCCTGCCGATCGCGATCAAGGCCGCCTTCGGTGGCGGCGGGCGCGGTCTGAAGGTGGCCCGGACCCTCGAAGAGGTGCCCGAGCTGTACGACTCCGCGGTGCGCGAGGCCGTCGCGGCCTTCGGCCGCGGCGAGTGCTTCGTGGAGCGCTACCTCGACAAGCCGCGGCACGTGGAGACGCAGTGCCTGGCCGACAAGCACGGCAACGTGGTCGTCGTCTCCACCCGTGACTGCTCGCTCCAGCGCCGCCACCAGAAGCTGGTGGAGGAGGCGCCCGCGCCGTTCCTGAGCGAGGCCCAGAACGCCGAGCTGTACGCGGCGTCGAAGGCGATCCTGAAGGAAGCGGGCTACGAGGGCGCCGGCACCGTCGAGTTCCTCGTCGGCACCGACGGCACGATCTCCTTCCTGGAGGTCAACACCCGTCTGCAGGTGGAGCACCCGGTCACCGAAGAGATCACCGGCATCGACCTGGTCCGCGAGATGTTCCGCATCGCCGACGGCGAGGAACTGGGCTACGGCGACCCGGAGATGCGCGGCCACTCCTTCGAGTTCCGCATCAACGGCGAGGACCCGGGCCGCGGCTTCCTGCCGGCCCCGGGCACGGTGACCGTGTTCGCCCCGCCGTCGGGTCCGGGCGTGCGCCTGGACGCGGGCGTGGAGTCCGGCAGCGTCATCGGTCCCGCCTGGGACTCGCTCCTGGCCAAGCTGATCGTGTCCGGCGCGACGCGCCAGCAGGCGCTGCAGCGTGCCGCGCGTGCCCTTGAGGAGTTCACCGTGGAGGGCATGGCCACGGCCATCCCGTTCCACCGCGCGGTCGTCAAGGACCCGGCGTTCGCCCCCGAACTGACCGGCTCCACCGACCCGTTCACGGTCCACACCCGCTGGATCGAGACCGAGTTCGTCAACGAGATCCCCGCGTTCGCCGCGGCGGCCGACACCGAGACGGACGAGGAGCCCGGCCGCGAGACGGTCGTCGTCGAGGTCGGCGGCAAGCGCCTTGAGGTCTCGCTCCCCTCCTCGCTGGGCATGACCATCGCCCGCACCGCTGCCGCGGGCGGCGCCCGCCCCAAGCGGCGCGCGGCGAAGAAGTCGGGCCCGGCGGCTTCCGGTGACACCCTGGCGTCCCCCATGCAGGGCACGATCGTCAAGATCGCTGTCGAGGAGGGCCAGGAGGTCCAGGAGGGCGACCTGGTCGTCGTCCTGGAGGCCATGAAGATGGAACAGCCCCTGAACGCACACCGCACGGGCACCATCAAGGGCCTCACGGCGGAGGTGGGCGCGAGCCTGACCTCCGGTGCGGTTATTTGCGAGATCAAGGACTGA
- a CDS encoding nucleoside triphosphate pyrophosphatase, whose protein sequence is MTDQPRRLVLASKSPARLGLLRQAGLAPEVIVSGVDEDAISAPTPAELALALAEAKASVVSARPDVKGALVVGCDSVLELDGEALGKPADAEEATARWKSMRGRAGVLQTGHCVYDTVAGRHVSAVASTVVRFGDPSDEEIAAYVASGEPLHVAGAFTLDGRSAPFVDSIEGDHGNVIGLSLPLLRRLLSELGVGITELWAK, encoded by the coding sequence ATGACTGATCAGCCACGCCGTCTCGTCCTCGCCTCCAAGTCCCCCGCCCGGCTCGGCCTCCTGCGCCAGGCCGGTCTCGCCCCCGAGGTGATCGTCAGCGGGGTCGACGAGGACGCGATCTCCGCACCGACCCCCGCCGAGCTCGCCCTCGCCCTGGCCGAGGCCAAGGCGTCGGTCGTCTCCGCGCGCCCGGACGTGAAGGGCGCCCTGGTCGTCGGCTGCGACTCGGTCCTGGAACTGGACGGTGAGGCGCTCGGCAAGCCCGCCGACGCCGAGGAGGCCACGGCACGCTGGAAGTCGATGCGCGGGCGCGCGGGCGTCCTGCAGACCGGCCACTGCGTGTACGACACCGTGGCGGGCCGCCACGTGTCCGCGGTCGCGTCGACCGTCGTCCGCTTCGGCGATCCCTCGGACGAGGAGATCGCCGCGTACGTGGCCAGCGGTGAACCGCTGCACGTGGCGGGCGCGTTCACGCTCGACGGCCGATCGGCCCCCTTCGTCGACTCGATCGAGGGCGACCACGGCAACGTCATCGGCCTCTCGCTGCCGCTGCTCCGCCGCCTCCTGTCCGAATTGGGCGTCGGCATCACGGAGTTGTGGGCGAAGTAG
- the mmpB gene encoding morphogenic membrane protein MmpB, with protein sequence MLWSDPENNPPKDMRDMQAKMRRAGLVLALAMVVAMFVLGIH encoded by the coding sequence ATGCTGTGGTCCGACCCGGAGAACAACCCGCCCAAGGACATGCGGGACATGCAGGCGAAGATGCGCCGTGCGGGACTCGTCCTCGCCCTGGCCATGGTCGTGGCGATGTTCGTCCTGGGCATCCACTGA